The proteins below come from a single Ailuropoda melanoleuca isolate Jingjing chromosome 1, ASM200744v2, whole genome shotgun sequence genomic window:
- the CD200 gene encoding OX-2 membrane glycoprotein isoform X1 → MFKDGEFNWKPRVAWPLAASAASWSTTSPAPSRGGDWPSSQSWRSSARRSEIPPGFPAEAGSRARPGAAMGRPVCRTLFCRLSAYRLIGFLTAVTLCRAQVVTQNEKMPLNTPASLRCSLQNSEEVLIVTWQKVKPVSPENMVTFSKNHGVVVQPAYKDKINITQLELKNSTITFWNTTLEDEGCYKCLFNTFGSGKISGTACLTLSVQPTVFLHYKFFEDHLNITCSANARPAPVISWKVSGSGIENSTEVLSHPNGTTSVTSILQVKDPKSQVGKEVVCQVLHLGKVTSVAQTVDKGFWFSVPLLLSIVSLVILLVLISILLYWKRHRNQDREP, encoded by the exons ATGTTTAAAGATGGGGAATTTAACTGGAAACCCCGTGTGGCCTGGCCCCTTGCGGCCAGCGCTGCAAGCTGGTCGACCACCTCGCCGGCTCCGTCCCGGGGCGGGGACTGGCCCTCCTCCCAGAGCTGGCGGAGCTCCGCGCGCCGCAGTGAGATTCCCCCGGGCTTTCCAGCTGAAGCCGGCAGCCGCGCGCGCCCGGGAGCGGCGATGGGGAGGCCG GTGTGCAGGACACTCTTCTGTCGTCTGTCTGCCTACAGACTGATTGGGTTCTTGACAGCAGTGACGCTATGCAGGGCGCAAG TGGTGacccaaaatgaaaaaatgccGCTGAACACGCCTGCTTCCTTAAGATGCTCTCTGCAAAATTCCGAGGAAGTCTTGATTGTGACATGGCAGAAAGTCAAGCCCGTTAGCCCAGAAAACATGGTCACCTTCAGCAAGAACCATGGGGTCGTGGTCCAGCCTGCCTACAAGGACAAGATAAATATCACCCAGCTGGAACTCAAGAACTCAACCATTACCTTCTGGAACACCACCCTGGAGGATGAAGGGTGTTACAAGTGCCTCTTCAATACTTTTGGTTCTGGGAAGATCTCAGGAACAGCCTGCCTCACCCTCTCTG TACAGCCCACAGTGTTCCTTCACTATAAATTCTTCGAAGACCACCTAAATATCACTTGCTCTGCCAATGCCCGCCCAGCCCCTGTGATCTCCTGGAAGGTGTCTGGGTCAGGGATTGAAAACAGTACTGAGGTTCTCTCGCACCCCAATGGGACCACGTCTGTCACGAGCATCCTCCAGGTCAAAGACCCCAAGAGtcaggtggggaaggaggtggtcTGCCAGGTGCTGCACCTGGGGAAGGTGACCAGCGTCGCACAGACTGTGGATAAAG GCTTTTGGTTTTCAGTTCCGCTCTTGTTAAGCATTGTTTCCTTGGTCATTCTTCTGGTCTTAATCTCAATCTTACTGTACTGGAAACGTCATCGGAACCAAGACCGAG AGCCCTAG
- the CD200 gene encoding OX-2 membrane glycoprotein isoform X3, which translates to MKGVTSASSILLVLGRSQEQPASPSLPTVFLHYKFFEDHLNITCSANARPAPVISWKVSGSGIENSTEVLSHPNGTTSVTSILQVKDPKSQVGKEVVCQVLHLGKVTSVAQTVDKGFWFSVPLLLSIVSLVILLVLISILLYWKRHRNQDREP; encoded by the exons ATGAAGGGTGTTACAAGTGCCTCTTCAATACTTTTGGTTCTGGGAAGATCTCAGGAACAGCCTGCCTCACCCTCTCTG CCCACAGTGTTCCTTCACTATAAATTCTTCGAAGACCACCTAAATATCACTTGCTCTGCCAATGCCCGCCCAGCCCCTGTGATCTCCTGGAAGGTGTCTGGGTCAGGGATTGAAAACAGTACTGAGGTTCTCTCGCACCCCAATGGGACCACGTCTGTCACGAGCATCCTCCAGGTCAAAGACCCCAAGAGtcaggtggggaaggaggtggtcTGCCAGGTGCTGCACCTGGGGAAGGTGACCAGCGTCGCACAGACTGTGGATAAAG GCTTTTGGTTTTCAGTTCCGCTCTTGTTAAGCATTGTTTCCTTGGTCATTCTTCTGGTCTTAATCTCAATCTTACTGTACTGGAAACGTCATCGGAACCAAGACCGAG AGCCCTAG
- the CD200 gene encoding OX-2 membrane glycoprotein isoform X2: MPLNTPASLRCSLQNSEEVLIVTWQKVKPVSPENMVTFSKNHGVVVQPAYKDKINITQLELKNSTITFWNTTLEDEGCYKCLFNTFGSGKISGTACLTLSVQPTVFLHYKFFEDHLNITCSANARPAPVISWKVSGSGIENSTEVLSHPNGTTSVTSILQVKDPKSQVGKEVVCQVLHLGKVTSVAQTVDKGFWFSVPLLLSIVSLVILLVLISILLYWKRHRNQDREP, translated from the exons atgccGCTGAACACGCCTGCTTCCTTAAGATGCTCTCTGCAAAATTCCGAGGAAGTCTTGATTGTGACATGGCAGAAAGTCAAGCCCGTTAGCCCAGAAAACATGGTCACCTTCAGCAAGAACCATGGGGTCGTGGTCCAGCCTGCCTACAAGGACAAGATAAATATCACCCAGCTGGAACTCAAGAACTCAACCATTACCTTCTGGAACACCACCCTGGAGGATGAAGGGTGTTACAAGTGCCTCTTCAATACTTTTGGTTCTGGGAAGATCTCAGGAACAGCCTGCCTCACCCTCTCTG TACAGCCCACAGTGTTCCTTCACTATAAATTCTTCGAAGACCACCTAAATATCACTTGCTCTGCCAATGCCCGCCCAGCCCCTGTGATCTCCTGGAAGGTGTCTGGGTCAGGGATTGAAAACAGTACTGAGGTTCTCTCGCACCCCAATGGGACCACGTCTGTCACGAGCATCCTCCAGGTCAAAGACCCCAAGAGtcaggtggggaaggaggtggtcTGCCAGGTGCTGCACCTGGGGAAGGTGACCAGCGTCGCACAGACTGTGGATAAAG GCTTTTGGTTTTCAGTTCCGCTCTTGTTAAGCATTGTTTCCTTGGTCATTCTTCTGGTCTTAATCTCAATCTTACTGTACTGGAAACGTCATCGGAACCAAGACCGAG AGCCCTAG